TTGCACGCGTGTTTCTCATCAACAGAGGGAAAGCTCAGGAGCAGACAGAGGGGGGCTCGGAGGACAAGGAGGAACTGGAGAGACTGAGGAGGGAAAACAAGGAGCTGGAGGTGATGTACAAGGAGGAGAAACTGAGGAGGTTTGTTAAAAAATACCTCGCAAGTTTACCGTAGAGGATAAGCCGATTTTAAATTCTCATTGTGTTTCTACATGTCTCCCCTCCTTATCAATCTAACAgtctgacctttcaactctgcctgtacacagagttgaaaggtcacactgtcacatgatttgaatggaacggGGAAGGCTGTCTGGCAGTTAGgagtctccagacaagcttctCAAAGCCAGGTTTTACAAATGATAAAGGCTCCCGGGTCATGTGATCAATTTGACCACACAAAGTGTCTGAAAAGCATGACAGGGTCAAAGAAATTTCAACGCGAAATCATTTTACTGTAACGATGTGTTTATGATTTCATGAGGCGATGCTGTCGCGGTGATATTGAAGagtgtaatattaaaaacatcCTAACATTAGGATTATAAACTTGTCTTTGCAGAGAGGAGCTTGAAGAGACCCTCCGAGACCTCAAGCCCCAGGGAatggacccccagtttgagactCGAGCCACCCCCACAGCAACgatatatttctttcaaaacggTTTTCAGAATTAGTTGTCCCTCTCTAAGCCGGACATGTCTGGAGTTGTctgagttaaaaaacaaacaaacaaaaacattttgtataaatatcTACAGTAGGCCTAAACTACTGCTCTCAATTAgaactatttcctgtatcttgtatttgaattTACTCTGAAAGGAAACCGAATTCACTGTTTTTTTGTGGAATGGAATGTACTTTTCTAAGCAAATGTTTTTATGAGACGTTTACCGGCTCTTAGTCGAATTTGCTCTCAAACGTGATTATTTTCTGTATTGTTCTTAGTTGAATTTGCTCCTGTTTGCCGCTGACTTGACTGTATTTTTATAacgctcttatctgtaatgtgatattttgtaacacctgtaagtcgccctggataagggcgtctgctaagaaataaataaataataataataataataataataataataataataataataataatgcagtaaaaTCTAATTATTACCTGTAGCgccctttttttttagtttagcctACTTagtaacagttaacagaaaacagaacacaccctttacagaaataatcattttgaaatgtacacagaaaggttgacagtgtgtttattgcagtttatttttttttcgtctTTTGCTTCCGTTTTTGACATCCAgttttgagtttctttttatcGGTCTGGTTCCAGAGGTTCGGCAGGTTTcgtttttgatggtttaaaatcgtatAATTATAATTCGGGCGTTAATGATAATAAGAGACGTTATGATAACGAGGCTCCATAAAACCCGCGTCAAATGAAAGTCTTGCTTGTTGGAAAGTCTGACGGAACTCTTGTATGATGTGTGTTGAGACCAGCCAATAGCTGTCGGCTTTACGAAGCACTGGGGCGGACCTAGGACTATATAAGGAAGGATAggacaatgatgtcacaagtgggcggagttagtaaacagtgacGCATTCCTGGAGCCCGTAGAGCTCATTCACAGCGCGCTCGCAATGCTTTTAAAGTATTCACTctcgccctggcaaaatgtttcttgacataatcaagcattaattcacataaataacAGGCAAtttatattaacgatattttgtattgttattaaaagaaacaccggtatatcctggcgctgcagcacagcatctccgcaatgtattcagtactgagtgtctccacagcatctccgcaatgtattcagtactgagtgtctccacagcatctccgcaatgtattcagtactgagtgggctccacagcatctccgcaatgtattcagtactgagtgggctccacagcatctccgcaatgtattcagtactgagtgtctccacagcatctccgcaatgtattcagtactgagtgtctccacagcatctccgcaatgtattcagtactgagtgggctccacagcatctccgcaatgtattcagtactgagtgggctccacaaatggcgcctgtaattgagtacagaactgcatcacgggattgactgtcctatcctgcTTTATACAGTCCTAGGTGAGGACACAAAGTCAGACAGAGTGTTTATTGCAGTTTAACGAAGTTACGTAAAACACAGTCCCTCTGCAGCTCCCACTCAGCACAGGTAGAAATATTGTGTTCCTGTGAGTCCGCATTACAGTGTAAATGAAACGGATGTGTCGCGGGACAGACCCGGACTAGGCTTTACATTCATAATACACGGGTTTTAAAGTGACGTTTGGCACAGATTGGAAtatagaaacattacattttactggaaattacaaatctgtgctcccctcgttaatgattgcgttgctataggttttgtgaatggaggctgttctgctgtgagtatatcggggtgctctgtgctcccctcgttaatgatcgcgttgctataggttttgggaatggaggctgttctgctgtgagtatatcggggtgctctgtgctcccctcgttaatgatcgcgttgctataggttttgtgaatggaggctgttctgctgtgagtatatcggggtgctctgtgctcccctcgttaatgatcgcgttgctataggttttgtgaatggaggctgttctgctgtgagtatatcggggtgctctgtgctcccctcgttaatgatcgcgttgctataggttttgtgaatggaggctgttctgctgtgagtatatcggggtgctctgtgctcccctcgttaatgatcgcgttgctataggttttgcgaatggaggctgttctgctgtgagtatatcggggtgctctgtgctcccctcgttaatgatcgcgttgctataggttttgtgaatggaggctgttctgctgtgagtatatcggggtgctctgtgctcccctcgttaatgatttcAGTTGTGTTGCACAGTCGAAACACAGCTAACTGTGGAACGAGTGATTTCGGAGATACAGACACGGAGATGACTTCAAGGAGGAGGAAACAAAGATGTCTCCACAGCTGCATGGGAACCTCAGCATTTCCCCGGTTCATTATTAATAGCGGGCTGTCAAGACTTGTCAGCGGGTCGAGCGAGGTGagataaagacacacacaggattaTTTAAAGTCGTTCGTGACTCGCATGACTctgaacaggtctgtgtttctctctcgtcATGAACCAGCTGCTGCCCAACCCAAGGAACTGCTTTGAAGACATTTACTTCCTGTGTCATGTGACCCGCAGCTCGCTTCAGCTACAGTGAAGAGGAGCGCTTGTGCGAGTCGATTTTATACTTCGTATTGTTGAGGATAGTGGATAATAAAACtatatccataataataataataataataataataataatactaataatcagAGTTGAAAGTCAGCCGGTACGGCCCGGAACTGCCTACCGGCAAAACATCTTGTCAAGGTACTTCAATATTTCAGCTTATCACAATGATAGgctacatcattttttctttgtgttttccgTCCTTTTCGCTTCTTCTTCTTCGTTGTTcggttattattgatgtttaatCAAAATAACTCGACGTCACGCAGGTTCCGGTCATGTGACTTATGATGTCAGAGCATGCTGACTGCCAAAGGGGCTTCCGCATACTTGTGAACATGGAGTCtgcaaaataagggagcttttgtaaactgatattTTCTAAGACAcaagcatacaactattccactataatttggtaaaactattattgtgttaaatacataagaacataagaaagtttccaaacgagaggaggccccattcggcccatcttgctcgtttggttgttagtagctgattgatcccagaatctcatcaagcagcttcttgaaggatcccagggtgtcagcttcaacaacattactggggagttggttccagaccctcacaattctctgtgtaaaaaagtgcctcctattttctgttctgaatgcccctttatctaatctccatttgtgacccctggtccttgtttctttactgcacaatactgttattttggtactgcgtcagtgacttggagaaaaagaacgtcttatttagtttttcagggcaaatcgggtaaccctaacgacatgaacagtgcgagaaactcaagctctaatagaaatttggtcagacaccaaaatccaagcagaacaactggacaaaacacacaaaaagatcatagtttttttttcctcttaagtgctgttgtaactgttagtattaacctgtatatttaaagttcaaaatgaatcattcaaaatgaaacataatcttaattgatacaaaattgtttaaaatacaatgctcccatggcactcaattagcaacacagacgtttccaaaaacgaacgcagcatttgagtaactgtgataacaagaagcggtcaggatgatttcaaacagcatgaaaagataaggggccggtctaaagaaagagaaagaaaaatgacatttgaagcgctgtactctttaacaacggacttgtttcaattgtgttgcagaggagaaacccagctaactgaggaacgagtgactcagtagagagaggcatggacccgactccaaggagaagaagaaggagtaaagagaatgaccctcctgatatgtcacaagagcctgccaggtactgaaagtgttttcttattagttcacggtgcggcggcatgctgaataatacctttactaagaagctgttcaggaatccaaatcactgagctgagtctcaagcccagggttagagtccagacctctctgtgctttacaatgcttccctatgctttaccagacctctctgtgatttacaatgcttccctatgctttaccagacctctctgtgctttacaatgcttccctgttctttaccagacctctctgtgctttacaatgcttccctatgctttaccacaactctctgtgctttacaatgcttccctatgctttaccagacctctctgtgctttacaatgcttccctatgctttaccagacctctctgtgctttacaatgcttccctatgctttaccagacctctctgtgctttacaatgcttccctatgctttaccagacctctctgtgctttacaatgcttccctatgctttaccagacctctctgtgctttacaatgcttccctatgctttaccagacctctgtgctttacaatgcatccctatgcttcaccagacctctctgtgctttacaatgcttccctatgctttaccacacctctctgtgctttacaatgctttctcattcccctctttctttctcattctcatttgaaaaaccatgttaatggagtattaataaaaagaaagtcagttaatcatttttttattttttttattaaatcacattactaaaatctgaaaagataaacagaacaaacatttcATGGAACTCaaagaacagaaacacacacacaataaagcaaacttaagttcactttttaaaaactgttacagcactgactattggatgcgattttttaaaatatatataaaacataacaattcttaaaataattcacctcgtttcgctctgcaggtggcgccgttttaccccctaactttcatccaaagttgtgtcagattgaacattcccttcacccgaggagtggagaggacagacagggagttcaatacaaagggtttcttacaacacaaaacagtctagttcagctggcagattgttacagaggaacCAATGTTAACAAAAAACTCAGAACCAAGcccaaacccaggatagagcggctcagtgaatgtggtttggaatctgtgcaggagggtcattgtgtcagagacgccataaaaggacagcgtgccggcattaaagtccagatacactcctattctgggggagcggggggcagttattgcagtttcattgttattgtgccaggcagtataactggaatcagagcagtccaaactccaggacttgtcattgcatCCAAGGCGACAGGAATGATCccatcctttcctgctgattcctttatatgtgactcctataacAGCCCCacccccactccactcaatctcccagtaacagcgagtcccagacaaaccctctctgcaaagcacttggggagAGCGATCAAATCTCTCTGAGTGATCAGGATATCTCTTTGTCTCTCTCCtccatgtcacctttctgttcccttcagacagacagaggtctctattcgctgtgttggggtccagtgtgagctgacaggaatctgattgaagagaagaggacgggtagaggagagacggttagaaaagtcaaatcactgagaaaatcaacagtcattgtctgctgcatcctctcatcctgtttatggaaggtgtgtgtgttgttttaattattttttttaatacattttgaccacttttttaaacttttaaattgcattccctgcctcaagatggcttcccgtggaccggcatggacctctcagaactacatttcccatcatcctcctgctcactagtaattccatctcaattacatatgtgagcaggaggatgatgggaaatgtagttctgagaggcccatgcagttacatgtgaagctatctataagtataaaaaagtggtcaaaatgtaaaaaaaataaaaataattaaaacaatacacacacctcacgtaaacagctgtagcaacacatgggaatatgcaacacaataaaatacaaaggaccttatgaaccctttaaaccctcttgctgtttgattgttttgttcattataattcctcaatcttatcaaacttcttcaattggaaccaatcaaatgcagttctgcatacaattacagttcacttaatgttcctacagggtatgtgttgccattttacccactcagaccccttgcttactaaatattttcaatagaatatcgtccactcttcaaatatctgtctaatattttaatgagcaatccatcccacaagtgcagtgatactgcaatatacatttactaccagcacaggatgactgggagggatagctgttcattttaccccacaactggtttcacatgcattgtacatgtattaaaagatgggatgattatctattcagggataccaagatatttagggagagaaaggtctgagtggaaaaacaggcaacaaatgcccctcccccagtcattctgcatgtattcatctgaaccaatacttgttggagaggagtgtagattaatggcttcacaattactaataaataataataattgctgccctcaagctccatccctccctgttctgtagtgttagctcttctctcaatggagtgacacatctttcaatcaaatgtttcagtgaaaacagacttacattttaaaaactcagctctgttccttggctctggagcctgcagactgtaaactgcaacttcattcactgggcagaataaaagagagagaaatagaattgaaacatgtggattaatacacaacacacaagactccaaacagcaatctgaaaagaaacaaggcttattcacggcatttcaggatgtaaaaatccgtacttcaagatgttcacgattacaatgaatatgtattccttccgtatcggtgcagcagccaaagtcaatgtgaacacgtctgccactgcactggagtcttgtgTTCCTTCCTCTTCATCATATATCTTTACCCaacagtacggtgtccatattaggacagccttgtgcatcaaacatacaacagtcattgtctgctccaTCCTCACATCACTTCCTCCTCTCTGCTTCATCAGTCCGTTCCATCCTCCATTCTCCCTCCTaccacctccctgctccctcctgcatgcACCCTTCTCCCTCCAGTCTGCTTCATCACTCCCTGCTCCgtcctccctgctcccttctccctgctccctcctccatgttgCCTCCTCCCACTTATGTGCTCCCTCCTCCTTGCTCACTCTTTcattctccctcctccctgctgtctcttccAGTCTTCATGCTCCATTCTCTCTGCTCCCTCATCCCTGTTGCCTCTTttctgtctcctccctgatctctccttcatgctccctcctctctcttccaccctctcctccatgctcccAGCTTAATTCTCTCTTCTCCGTCCATGCTCCCTTTCAATGCTCCCTGCTCTGCCCtccttgctccctcctccctgctgcctccccactccttcctcctctctgctgcctcctcccttctcaatactacattatttatatagccagcaatctgcaagaggtctttattaatgtcttgcaagtcctgtccctcctcaagccatggcctatttgagaaatctctaccaaaggaatctatttcacaccaacctgttgtggttattttgactaattcccccttgcagaagtcctcaatatggtctttaagttcagatacagctttcctcacagccccaaaggAGAtgcctgtattgacagtaacgctaggtaagtctccagcttcaggaggggcacagagagactggaaattctacaacaggaaagtggagaaaaggagttttcagtgaaacagaatggggtccaaaacattcctggggaaaagcaaggattcattcaattggagaggtctgtctgaaaccgtcccagttatggacttgagattttctaacaagcagtgatgttacctgtagaaaatggatgtgatcctctgtctctgaaagctgtttcagctcagtgtttctcctccttagctcagtaatctcctgctccagtttcttcatgtgtccttcagcctgattcactgcagccttctcgttagctccaatcagctcaataacctcagtgtggatcttctcaatggatcggatcagctcagtaaagatcttctcactttcctttatttctatgcatgcagatctctgagtgaaagaacacagtagaggagacatggttagaattgatatcaaaaacacatcaggcatagacagtaaacttctgtagacGTGTTCCAGTCaatctgttaataataaaaataataataataataataataataataataataataataataataataataataaccccctcttgtcaatacccactttcagtgactccacagcctgtttcagctcttcaatttctttcagtctctcctggattctctgttgtatttctgtctgtgtctctcccagctgcttctgtgtagaaacacagtgacacagtgacatttctgacagggcattgagtgatatcctgtcacacccaacacaggcctgtttaagtatgctattgaaactgacagaatcatttagtttatatatattttctattttcttgtaccccttacctctttacaatgtttgcaataattctcaGTTGTTCTTGAATATAttttgctcttcagttccagttgcacgccatagacatctgtagcaaaggctagatcagacaacatgtgtgtatagtagtaagatacagcaccatctagtgcacagcggCCAGCAAcacaaaaggacacttgatccacagtagctgtccactagatggtactgtttcatactagtaacagtgaatgatggctgatctagcatgtgttacatgtttgttttgtcaagcaccaaggaaactgaagcagctttctctttaatggatatttagggcttctgatttctgtttttaatcgataaacacagataaaacagcactgatacaaaacaatgaaatcagtgtatacccaataaacacaggaaaaacactggacatggtttctcaattcacattgacttcatccctttccatgtgaaaaaatacaataaaataacataacagaacaaacaaaatccCTTTCCCAGCGCAGTCGGGCAATgaacctccttcctgacttgaatctatcattgattcattctgaatactttaaactgagtggcagcacattcctgcatttctattggaggattgcacacgctggtgagatttaaaacgagattacaattagaaacggagggttgttcttgctcgtgggatttaaagctatattacagttcaatagggaggattcacacactcgtggaatttaaaacagaattgaaaattgtgaagaaatgtaaaaatgcctaaacacacaaaatccccagaagaatgagcccgtgagcagaaggacttcactgtggaagagagcaaaggaaagaggggactagtagggtgagcgaaagaaattgtagatttcaacaaacaacatCCCAAACAGATTGTTACATTTCGTttttaacttaaacatatctgttttaatcatgtaaactTTGTTAATTCACCAAATTAATTTACTTTTTCTGCCCTCTACTGACTAAgccttcataattaaaaaaagtaaaatatgctacaaaaaatgaacactttaataattaataaaataaaaaacaattaataaaaacaattcttCTCAGCTAAATGATGGCTATAAATTGATAGATCAAATGTTTTAAGTGTACAAGCAATCCTCCCGAAAACacacctctcactgtgggcagactggcAAGAACGGcatggcacgggcacagcagctctgccagtgcagatagatgcgtatgtgtcacttttaaaggcacgggcacagcagctctgccagtgcagatagatgcgtgtgtgtcacttttaaaggcacgggcacagcagctctgccagtgcagatagatgcgtatgtgtcacttttaaaggcacgggcacagcagctctgccagtgcagatagatgcgtatgtgtcacttttaaaggcacgggcacagcagctctgccagtgcagatagatgcgtatgtgtcacttttaaaggcacgggcacagcagctctgccagtgcagatagatgcatatgtgtcacttttaaaggcacgggcacagcagctctgccagtgcagatagatgcgtatgtgtcacttttaaaggcatgggcacagcagctctgccagtgcagatagatgcgtatgtgtcacttttaaaggcacaggttttgtttactgtatatcaaaacacaattattaaagtcttgtttaaaatgtgatgtattagTTTATTAAGAAGATATTATGATTCCTGTGCTGCAATCATTGTTTCAATATATTAAAGAGGTCCTGCATCATAGAGGCAGCACTGGGTGAATCTCGCTCCGTCCTCCGGCTGCAGCGCCAATTTTCCAAGCGAGGATCATATTTCCACCACATCACTACAAACACAAGCATGGCTGGATCTTGgtttaatgaaattaataaacaccgaaaaacagaagctctgtgtatattgaatatcatattaatcttgtatattgtatatgatgttaatcttgttttttttttgctttttaattaggTGCTTGTCTTTATCTTATCttatattataatttatattatcTTAAGCAATGgaactgatctatgattttattaagttgcaagatacatctaaaaaacactaggaatataaatcatgctaattttacactacaaattccaatgcaccacaaaacagctgaacaaatccttcttaccctgtgaggcagggctgaggtcctgcacgtgtaaacagtgtgtttttgtttgattgtaaataatgtttttgatgatcaagtttgtgctagatatggcagggcatattcaaatccaggtgTGGAATGTGTCCAGGTGTTAACTGATTAATTGATTATCTCTTAGCCCTGGTTCTTGGTTCTAGAAGCAGGgatacagactgtctgggaaggagagtgttgctgtaggatcctcacgactgcgtgtgttaaccagggtgagaaaaacacaagaggaaaaatgtatctcggatcactgtgtgagttaaccaggatcgctagcactggaaggaatagggaacaagtttagaggattttaatcccacccaagtctagagaggaggtgtcagggagactgttcctggagcgggacctcctttcttgtttggtcaacttttattttctagttgttttcgagcagtgttttgttttgaatgttttgtgtttttgtatcaaagaaaacctcctgtgtctctcctgtcaatcagcgatagccacacccgtaacaacacccctgttacaccctgaaatacattgtagcacatcatagtttagaaatagcaattaaaaaactagggatctttaaatagctcttaatatacaattaaaatctgatctcaTGTGAAACTGcataacctagtaaacagacatgttaaatatcctgggaattcttatcttctaggatagctacaaggaaatggttcaaacccttacctgtttgccagtcctttctgcctcagctgagactgtatcatggctcttgtgttcattttgtgaacacaacaagcaaatacacatctgatcggttctacagaagacctcacATAATcgttggtgttcagcacaaagcttctgctccagatctccaattgcattgatcagcttgtgcctcttgaaagcagccccctcatagtgtgTCTTCACGTGTGTTTcgcagtaagaggccaggcacgtcaaacaggatttcacagctttgaactttctcccagtgcagaaatcacacggcacatctccaggtccagcataactttgagcaggaggaggattgagtcctgtcttctttaatttctccacaacttcagccagcatggtgtttctgcacagatcaggccttggggtaaaggtctttctgcactgggggcagctgtagacacctgtatgatcagtctgatcccagcagttcttaatacaccccatacagtaactgtgtccacatggaatagcgactgggtccttcaatatctccagacacactgaacagctaaactGGTCCTGCGCTACCAGAATATTCGCTTCTGCCATTTCtgctgcagagagacagagagactgacgatttcacaagaaacgaaacttcactgcgctgatttcctggagttgtgtaaagctctgagaggcgggtttgggactgaggccaggtttagacaagcagggggAGCAGAAACTGCCGAATCAGATATTCTATGAAACTGTTTCTAAATCCCCcaacaaatattacaatgttaAGATTAGGAATTAAACAACTGATATTAACAAAT
This genomic window from Acipenser ruthenus chromosome 53, fAciRut3.2 maternal haplotype, whole genome shotgun sequence contains:
- the LOC131723124 gene encoding tripartite motif-containing protein 16-like isoform X2, with the protein product MAEANILVAQDQFSCSVCLEILKDPVAIPCGHSYCMGCIKNCWDQTDHTGVYSCPQCRKTFTPRPDLCRNTMLAEVVEKLKKTGLNPPPAQSYAGPGDVPCDFCTGRKFKAVKSCLTCLASYCETHVKTHYEGAAFKRHKLINAIGDLEQKLCAEHQRLCEVFCRTDQMCICLLCSQNEHKSHDTVSAEAERTGKQKQLGETQTEIQQRIQERLKEIEELKQAVESLKRSACIEIKESEKIFTELIRSIEKIHTEVIELIGANEKAAVNQAEGHMKKLEQEITELRRRNTELKQLSETEDHIHFLQNFQSLCAPPEAGDLPSVTVNTGISFGAVRKAVSELKDHIEDFCKGELVKITTTVNEVAVYSLQAPEPRNRAEFLKYSCQLTLDPNTANRDLCLSEGNRKVTWRRETKRYPDHSERFDRSPQVLCREGLSGTRCYWEIEWSGGGAVIGVTYKGISRKGWDHSCRLGCNDKSWSLDCSDSSYTAWHNNNETAITAPRSPRIGVYLDFNAGTLSFYGVSDTMTLLHRFQTTFTEPLYPGFGLGSEFFVNIGSSVTICQLN
- the LOC131723124 gene encoding tripartite motif-containing protein 16-like isoform X1 produces the protein MAEANILVAQDQFSCSVCLEILKDPVAIPCGHSYCMGCIKNCWDQTDHTGVYSCPQCRKTFTPRPDLCRNTMLAEVVEKLKKTGLNPPPAQSYAGPGDVPCDFCTGRKFKAVKSCLTCLASYCETHVKTHYEGAAFKRHKLINAIGDLEQKLCAEHQRLCEVFCRTDQMCICLLCSQNEHKSHDTVSAEAERTGKQKQLGETQTEIQQRIQERLKEIEELKQAVESLKRSACIEIKESEKIFTELIRSIEKIHTEVIELIGANEKAAVNQAEGHMKKLEQEITELRRRNTELKQLSETEDHIHFLQNFQSLCAPPEAGDLPSVTVNTGISFGAVRKAVSELKDHIEDFCKGELVKITTTVNEVAVYSLQAPEPRNRAEFLKYSCQLTLDPNTAYRNLCLSEGNRKVTLRGEIQRYPDDHPERFDSYAQVLCREGLSGTRCYWEIECSGEWASIGVTYKGISRKGWDHSCCLGYNDKSWSLRCSDSSYTAWHNNNQTAITAPRSPRIGVYLDFNAGTLSFYGVSDTMTLLHRFQTTFTEPLYPGFRLYCFDSTVTICQLN
- the LOC131723124 gene encoding tripartite motif-containing protein 16-like isoform X3; its protein translation is MAEANILVAQDQFSCSVCLEILKDPVAIPCGHSYCMGCIKNCWDQTDHTGVYSCPQCRKTFTPRPDLCRNTMLAEVVEKLKKTGLNPPPAQSYAGPGDVPCDFCTGRKFKAVKSCLTCLASYCETHVKTHYEGAAFKRHKLINAIGDLEQKLCAEHQRLCEVFCRTDQMCICLLCSQNEHKSHDTVSAEAERTGKQKQLGETQTEIQQRIQERLKEIEELKQAVESLKRSACIEIKESEKIFTELIRSIEKIHTEVIELIGANEKAAVNQAEGHMKKLEQEITELRRRNTELKQLSETEDHIHFLQNFQSLCAPPEAGDLPSVTVNTGISFGAVRKAVSELKDHIEDFCKGELSKLPQQVVAVYSLQAPEPRNRAEFLKYSCQLTLDPNTAYRNLCLSEGNRKVTLRGEIQRYPDDHPERFDSYAQVLCREGLSGTRCYWEIECSGEWASIGVTYKGISRKGWDHSCCLGYNDKSWSLRCSDSSYTAWHNNNQTAITAPRSPRIGVYLDFNAGTLSFYGVSDTMTLLHRFQTTFTEPLYPGFRLYCFDSTVTICQLN